In one Bacillota bacterium genomic region, the following are encoded:
- a CDS encoding serine protease has product MRRWYRKEPSEDDPPHWDELQEGGGEEDGLPPRYTPARRGIAALVVLALALLAAAGLLRAYPFTLPRFVRESRELAADPVIREAGRAVVHVRALPEGTGPERRGSGFNVDESGLVVTNRHIIDGAAAVIVTFLDGRSLPASTWLIHPSADLALLGLEGSSLPTATLSVDPPSPGEDVFIVGNPLDSRGSVVRGTLSSTVTARDFPVVVIETSVYPGSSGSPVFAHDGTVVGVIFASRSEPVAGLAVPVVCVWDLLEMWDAQ; this is encoded by the coding sequence GTGAGACGATGGTACCGGAAGGAACCCTCGGAGGACGACCCTCCACACTGGGATGAGTTGCAGGAGGGAGGGGGCGAAGAGGATGGGCTGCCCCCTCGTTATACCCCTGCCCGGCGAGGGATAGCGGCCCTTGTGGTCCTGGCTCTCGCACTGCTGGCTGCGGCGGGCCTCCTCAGGGCATACCCCTTCACCCTCCCACGCTTCGTCAGGGAGTCAAGGGAACTCGCGGCCGACCCCGTGATCAGGGAGGCCGGGCGTGCTGTGGTGCATGTCCGCGCACTCCCCGAGGGAACCGGCCCTGAGCGCAGGGGGAGCGGGTTCAATGTAGATGAGAGCGGCCTGGTAGTGACGAACCGCCACATCATTGATGGCGCAGCGGCTGTCATCGTCACCTTCCTGGACGGCCGTAGTCTCCCCGCGAGCACCTGGCTGATCCACCCCAGCGCTGACCTGGCCCTTCTTGGCCTGGAAGGCTCATCTCTCCCCACAGCCACCCTCAGCGTTGACCCCCCTTCCCCTGGCGAGGACGTGTTCATCGTTGGGAACCCCCTGGACAGCCGGGGCAGCGTGGTGCGGGGAACCCTGAGTAGCACGGTAACAGCCAGGGACTTCCCGGTAGTGGTCATAGAGACCTCGGTCTACCCTGGAAGCAGCGGGAGCCCCGTCTTCGCGCATGACGGGACAGTGGTAGGGGTGATCTTCGCCTCCAGGAGCGAGCCAGTGGCAGGGTTGGCAGTGCCTGTGGTGTGCGTGTGGGACCTCCTGGAGATGTGGGATGCCCAGTGA
- a CDS encoding SDR family NAD(P)-dependent oxidoreductase, whose translation MSDRHSLVTGAGSGIGRAIALRLAQEGPVSVVDVVPERASAIAQEIQSLGGKAVAVPGDISLRPGARKVIQGAMEALGPVHILVNNAGIYPAGDFLDISDEEWDRVMDVNVKAVLYCSQLVLREMIDKGIHGSVVNIASCDGKKPGPRITAYSASKAVVISMTRSMAAEMVEYGIRVNAVAPGWVGTPNILSGERWKDAIKIIPMGRLAEPEEIADAVAFLASDDARYIVGETLNVNGGLLMD comes from the coding sequence TTGAGTGACAGGCATTCCCTGGTGACAGGGGCTGGGAGCGGGATCGGCAGGGCAATAGCCCTGCGTCTGGCCCAGGAAGGCCCGGTAAGCGTGGTGGACGTGGTGCCTGAGAGGGCCTCGGCGATTGCCCAGGAAATCCAGTCTCTAGGGGGCAAGGCGGTTGCGGTCCCTGGCGACATATCCCTTAGGCCAGGCGCAAGAAAGGTGATCCAGGGCGCCATGGAGGCCCTGGGGCCCGTTCACATCCTGGTGAACAATGCCGGGATCTATCCTGCCGGAGACTTCCTGGACATCAGCGACGAGGAATGGGACCGGGTCATGGACGTCAATGTCAAGGCCGTGCTCTACTGTTCCCAGCTGGTGCTCCGGGAAATGATAGACAAGGGTATCCACGGTTCCGTTGTGAACATCGCCTCCTGCGACGGCAAGAAGCCAGGACCAAGGATCACCGCCTACTCAGCCTCAAAGGCGGTGGTGATCAGCATGACCCGGTCCATGGCTGCGGAGATGGTGGAATATGGCATCCGGGTCAACGCGGTGGCCCCGGGATGGGTGGGCACCCCCAACATACTCTCAGGGGAGCGCTGGAAGGACGCCATCAAGATCATCCCCATGGGACGCCTGGCTGAGCCCGAGGAGATAGCGGATGCCGTGGCCTTCCTGGCCTCGGATGATGCCCGCTACATAGTGGGCGAGACCCTAAACGTAAACGGAGGCCTGTTGATGGATTAG
- a CDS encoding SDR family NAD(P)-dependent oxidoreductase, producing MSFAGKVAVVTGAGSGIGQAVSQVLAGEGALVTGLDVSDERVKALAGPLEERGGRAFKVDVSDSFAVDQAFEEALKRCGRLDFLVNNAGFCHESALDEMSDDDWNHLIAVHLSGAFYCCRAAIPHLRKTRGSIVNMSSIYGMVGAPRYCHYSAAKAGLMGFTKALAKELLPDRVRVNALAPGSVMTPLQDHLDPKVLQAKMEAHPWGRYATPEEIAGYVLFLLSDKCDYLTGQVISPSGGQMFVGI from the coding sequence ATGTCCTTTGCGGGAAAGGTTGCTGTGGTCACGGGGGCTGGCAGCGGGATAGGCCAGGCTGTGAGCCAGGTCCTGGCAGGGGAGGGTGCACTTGTAACGGGCTTGGACGTCAGTGATGAACGGGTAAAGGCCCTGGCTGGGCCACTCGAGGAGCGCGGGGGTAGGGCCTTCAAGGTGGATGTGTCGGACTCCTTTGCCGTGGACCAAGCCTTCGAAGAGGCCCTGAAACGGTGCGGCAGGTTGGATTTCCTCGTGAACAACGCGGGCTTTTGCCACGAGAGTGCCCTGGATGAGATGAGTGATGATGACTGGAACCACCTTATCGCTGTCCACCTGTCAGGGGCCTTCTACTGTTGCCGGGCCGCCATCCCGCACCTCAGGAAGACCCGGGGCTCCATCGTCAACATGAGTTCCATCTACGGCATGGTGGGTGCCCCAAGATACTGCCACTACTCCGCGGCCAAGGCGGGGCTGATGGGGTTCACCAAGGCCTTGGCCAAGGAGTTGCTGCCTGACAGGGTGAGGGTGAACGCCCTGGCGCCGGGGAGCGTGATGACGCCCCTCCAGGATCACCTGGACCCCAAGGTGCTCCAGGCAAAGATGGAGGCTCACCCCTGGGGCCGGTACGCCACACCAGAGGAGATCGCCGGATACGTCCTGTTCTTGCTTTCAGATAAGTGCGACTACCTGACCGGCCAGGTCATCAGCCCTAGCGGCGGGCAGATGTTCGTGGGTATATAG
- a CDS encoding ABC transporter substrate-binding protein, with protein sequence MYKKVTWIVVVLIASLLVSLAGCGGQPSGENGGTEEMPGEQAQEKIYIGVAGPLTGDSAVYGEGLRNGVLFAIEEINASGGVNGKMFEAVIEDDKGDPKEAANVAQKFAGDDRLFCVVGHVNSSCTLAGLPIYDEASLTVVSGSSTAMAITQQGYQKFFRTISHDYLQGPQMVKLAAQTLGHKKLAAIYANSDYGRGLMESVEASLATYGAELVASETYVPNVDKDFSPQITKIKAAGPDALLILGDYTEAGLIVRQMKTAGMEIDRIGAAGVQSQTFIELAGADAAEGTLILAYWDPFRPVPEVKAFVDAFKAKHGTIPDEREAYGYEIPFILKAAIEEGATKETLHEVLRGIEFTGATGYTKFDERGDVSEKDQAVLVVKDGQLASWVQ encoded by the coding sequence GTGTACAAGAAGGTTACATGGATAGTAGTCGTCTTGATCGCATCGCTTCTGGTGTCCCTGGCAGGTTGCGGTGGGCAGCCTTCCGGAGAAAACGGCGGCACCGAAGAAATGCCCGGCGAGCAGGCTCAGGAGAAGATCTACATCGGTGTGGCCGGACCCCTCACGGGTGACAGTGCCGTCTACGGAGAGGGCCTGAGGAACGGCGTGCTCTTCGCGATAGAGGAGATCAATGCTTCTGGCGGCGTGAACGGTAAGATGTTTGAAGCCGTTATAGAGGACGACAAGGGTGATCCCAAAGAGGCCGCCAACGTCGCGCAGAAGTTTGCCGGGGATGACAGGCTCTTCTGCGTGGTAGGCCATGTGAACAGCTCCTGCACCCTGGCGGGCCTTCCCATCTACGATGAGGCTTCTCTCACCGTGGTGTCCGGAAGCTCCACTGCCATGGCCATTACCCAGCAAGGATACCAGAAGTTCTTCAGGACCATCTCCCATGACTACCTGCAGGGACCGCAGATGGTGAAACTGGCTGCCCAGACCCTGGGACATAAGAAGCTGGCAGCCATCTACGCCAACTCGGACTACGGGCGCGGCCTCATGGAGTCGGTTGAGGCCTCCCTGGCTACCTACGGGGCCGAGCTCGTTGCCTCCGAGACGTACGTGCCCAACGTGGACAAGGACTTCAGCCCTCAGATCACCAAGATCAAGGCGGCAGGCCCTGACGCCCTGCTCATCCTGGGCGACTACACCGAGGCTGGCTTGATAGTGCGCCAGATGAAGACGGCTGGCATGGAAATCGACAGGATAGGTGCTGCTGGAGTGCAGAGCCAGACCTTCATCGAGCTGGCAGGGGCTGACGCTGCCGAGGGCACGCTGATCCTGGCCTACTGGGATCCCTTCCGCCCGGTGCCCGAGGTCAAGGCCTTCGTAGATGCCTTCAAGGCCAAGCACGGTACCATCCCAGACGAGCGTGAGGCCTACGGCTACGAGATCCCCTTCATCCTCAAGGCCGCTATTGAGGAGGGCGCCACCAAGGAGACCCTCCACGAGGTGTTAAGAGGGATCGAGTTCACCGGAGCCACCGGCTACACCAAGTTCGACGAGAGGGGCGACGTATCCGAGAAGGACCAGGCTGTGCTGGTGGTCAAAGATGGCCAGCTGGCCTCCTGGGTACAGTAA
- a CDS encoding ABC transporter ATP-binding protein — protein MLTLRDVSVRYGNIEALRGVSLDVKQGEIVALIGSNGAGKSTLLKTISGLLRPWKGSIEYLGCPIEKKSPEEIVRMGISHCPEGRKVFPRSTVYENLLMGAYIRNDATAVKADIEKFMCRFPILRERKAQIAGTLSGGEQQMLATSRALMSRPRLLVLDEPSMGLAPTIVKEVFKIIEEIRHEGTTILLVEQNAFMALNTADRAYVLETGEIVRQGDAKELLCDDFVRQSYLGE, from the coding sequence ATGCTTACCCTACGAGACGTGTCAGTCCGCTATGGTAACATCGAGGCCCTGAGGGGCGTTTCCCTGGATGTGAAGCAGGGAGAGATAGTGGCCCTCATCGGTTCAAACGGTGCGGGCAAGTCCACCCTCCTCAAGACCATTTCGGGGCTCTTGAGACCATGGAAGGGCAGCATAGAGTACCTGGGGTGCCCTATTGAGAAGAAGTCCCCGGAGGAAATCGTCCGGATGGGCATCAGTCACTGCCCCGAGGGGCGAAAGGTCTTCCCGCGTTCCACCGTCTACGAAAACCTCCTCATGGGGGCCTATATCCGGAACGATGCCACGGCTGTCAAGGCTGACATCGAGAAGTTCATGTGCCGTTTTCCCATCCTCAGGGAACGGAAGGCCCAGATCGCAGGAACCCTGAGCGGGGGAGAACAGCAGATGCTGGCGACCAGCCGGGCGCTGATGTCCCGGCCGCGCCTCTTAGTCCTGGACGAGCCCTCAATGGGGCTGGCGCCCACCATAGTGAAAGAGGTTTTCAAGATCATCGAGGAGATCCGGCACGAGGGGACCACGATTCTCCTGGTCGAGCAGAACGCGTTCATGGCCCTGAATACAGCGGATAGGGCCTACGTCTTGGAGACAGGTGAGATCGTCAGGCAAGGGGATGCCAAGGAACTCCTGTGTGATGACTTCGTGCGACAGTCCTACCTAGGAGAGTGA
- a CDS encoding ABC transporter ATP-binding protein, with protein MEILRVEGLCKCFGGLKAVWEVSFQLNEGEILGMIGPNGSGKTTVFNLITGVYKPTGGSIRFQGESIGGLPSYLITQKGMNRTFQNIRLFGTMTVLDNVLVGMHCQIKATLADALARNKRHSESESQGVQRAMELLDFMGLGDRTHEVAANLAYGEQRRLELARALANQPAVLLLDEPTAGMNPNEAAMMMQMIRSVRQRGITVFLIEHNMKVLMGISDRVIALEAGKRIAEGEPQTIQRHPQVIKAYLGTEG; from the coding sequence ATGGAGATACTCCGGGTGGAAGGTCTCTGCAAGTGTTTTGGCGGCCTTAAGGCCGTGTGGGAGGTCTCTTTCCAGCTAAACGAGGGGGAGATCCTTGGGATGATCGGCCCCAACGGCTCCGGCAAGACCACGGTGTTCAACCTGATCACCGGGGTCTACAAACCCACTGGCGGGAGCATCAGATTCCAGGGCGAGAGCATAGGGGGCCTGCCCTCCTACCTCATAACCCAGAAGGGCATGAACAGGACCTTCCAGAACATCCGGCTCTTTGGGACCATGACGGTCTTGGACAATGTCCTCGTGGGAATGCACTGCCAGATAAAGGCCACCCTTGCTGATGCGCTGGCCAGGAACAAGAGGCACAGTGAGAGCGAGAGTCAGGGTGTCCAGAGGGCCATGGAGCTCCTGGACTTCATGGGCCTTGGCGACCGGACCCACGAGGTTGCGGCCAACCTGGCCTACGGCGAGCAGCGCAGGCTGGAGCTGGCCAGGGCCCTGGCGAACCAGCCCGCGGTACTTCTCCTGGATGAGCCGACAGCGGGGATGAACCCAAACGAGGCCGCCATGATGATGCAGATGATCCGCAGTGTCAGGCAAAGGGGGATCACCGTATTCCTCATCGAGCACAACATGAAGGTGCTCATGGGCATATCTGACAGAGTCATAGCGCTGGAGGCGGGAAAGAGGATCGCCGAGGGAGAGCCCCAGACCATACAGCGGCATCCACAGGTCATCAAGGCATACCTAGGGACGGAGGGGTGA
- a CDS encoding branched-chain amino acid ABC transporter permease, translating into MKQNDHAPRHEVKAHTVAYLVCFLLVLAIPQVVNSAYTLRVINMIMLYSILALGLNLVGGYCGQLSLGHAAFYGIGAYTSALLTMNLGWPFLPALVVSALFACLWGLILGVPTLRVSGDYLLIVTIGFAEIVRIVFTNWVSVTRGPMGLPGIPGVSIMGFTFRTGTHYYYLFLAALIITVLAIHRLVNSKVGRAFIAIREDETAASAMGIHTTYYKVIAFATGALFAGMAGSFLAHYLKFVGPMNFTLDESLLMFQMIILGGLGSISGSILGAAILVVIPEVFRGIYEYRMLINGLIMVALMIWRPQGLLGTMGGARKAGSAGKALQKTVASLFSGGAASGQVKR; encoded by the coding sequence ATGAAGCAGAACGACCATGCACCAAGACATGAGGTCAAGGCGCACACCGTCGCTTATCTTGTATGCTTCCTTTTGGTGCTCGCCATCCCCCAAGTGGTGAATAGCGCCTACACCCTCCGAGTGATCAACATGATAATGCTCTACAGCATACTGGCTCTGGGACTCAACCTGGTGGGGGGCTACTGTGGGCAGCTCTCCCTGGGCCACGCAGCCTTCTACGGCATCGGGGCCTACACCTCGGCGCTGCTCACCATGAACCTGGGCTGGCCCTTCCTTCCGGCCCTGGTGGTGTCGGCGCTCTTTGCCTGCCTCTGGGGGCTCATACTGGGTGTGCCCACGTTGCGTGTATCCGGTGACTACCTGCTCATAGTCACCATCGGTTTCGCGGAGATCGTCCGCATCGTATTCACCAACTGGGTATCAGTGACCAGGGGACCTATGGGCCTCCCGGGTATCCCTGGCGTCAGCATAATGGGATTTACCTTCCGGACGGGCACCCACTACTACTACCTGTTCCTTGCGGCCCTCATCATCACGGTCCTGGCCATCCACCGGCTGGTGAACTCCAAGGTTGGGCGGGCCTTCATAGCCATCAGGGAAGACGAGACCGCTGCTAGCGCCATGGGGATCCACACCACGTACTACAAGGTGATAGCCTTCGCCACCGGTGCACTCTTCGCGGGTATGGCCGGTAGTTTCCTTGCCCACTACCTCAAGTTCGTGGGTCCCATGAACTTCACGCTGGACGAGTCCCTTCTCATGTTCCAGATGATAATCCTGGGGGGTCTTGGCAGTATTAGCGGCTCAATCCTCGGGGCGGCCATCCTGGTGGTAATCCCCGAGGTCTTCCGAGGCATCTACGAGTACAGGATGCTCATCAATGGCTTGATCATGGTGGCGCTGATGATATGGCGGCCCCAGGGCCTCCTGGGCACCATGGGAGGCGCCAGGAAGGCTGGCTCCGCCGGGAAGGCTCTTCAGAAAACGGTGGCATCCCTGTTTTCCGGGGGAGCCGCATCGGGGCAGGTGAAACGGTGA
- a CDS encoding branched-chain amino acid ABC transporter permease, with product MEYFLSQLVNGLAIGSVYALIAVGYSIIYGILQLMNFAHGDVYMVGTFIALSLIVATQSVFVTVVLASLAGAMIGASIERVAYRPLRAAHRAAPMISAVGAALILRNSAQLMWGTKTYHFPSLLPSRFIHLGDVGVSTLSVSIFVIALVLMTVVGITVQKTKIGMAVRCVSQSIPTALLMGIPVSKIITVVYAIGASLGVAAGILFATYYNSVFIGMGFLGTMKAFTAGLLGGLGNIYGACLGGILLGVIEAMSSGFISSAYRDAISFGVLIVVLILKPSGLLGTQISEKV from the coding sequence TTGGAGTATTTCCTTAGCCAGCTGGTGAACGGCTTGGCCATAGGTAGCGTGTACGCGCTGATCGCCGTGGGGTACAGCATCATCTACGGCATACTGCAGCTGATGAACTTCGCTCATGGGGACGTGTACATGGTGGGCACCTTCATCGCGCTATCCCTCATAGTGGCCACGCAGAGTGTCTTTGTCACCGTGGTGCTGGCTTCGCTGGCCGGGGCCATGATCGGCGCCAGCATTGAGAGGGTGGCCTACAGGCCGCTCAGGGCAGCTCACAGGGCAGCGCCCATGATCAGCGCTGTTGGGGCAGCCCTGATCCTGCGGAACAGCGCCCAGCTGATGTGGGGAACCAAGACCTACCACTTCCCCTCGCTGCTCCCCTCCAGGTTCATACACCTAGGGGATGTGGGTGTCTCCACGTTATCCGTGTCCATCTTCGTGATAGCCCTGGTTCTCATGACGGTTGTAGGTATCACGGTACAGAAGACCAAGATAGGCATGGCTGTTAGGTGCGTCTCCCAGAGCATTCCCACGGCCTTGCTCATGGGTATACCGGTGAGCAAGATCATCACCGTGGTCTACGCCATCGGGGCTTCCCTGGGTGTCGCCGCAGGCATCCTCTTTGCCACGTACTACAACAGCGTGTTCATCGGCATGGGCTTCCTGGGGACCATGAAGGCCTTCACAGCAGGGCTCCTTGGGGGACTGGGCAACATCTACGGCGCCTGCCTGGGAGGCATCCTCCTGGGGGTTATCGAGGCCATGAGCTCCGGCTTCATATCCTCCGCCTACAGGGATGCCATCAGCTTCGGCGTTCTCATCGTCGTGCTGATCCTCAAGCCGTCAGGCCTCCTGGGCACGCAAATATCGGAAAAGGTGTAG
- a CDS encoding FAD-dependent oxidoreductase — protein MREREEGGTLVCRCEEVLEAEVLEAISSGAASVPWVKRLTRAGMGVCQGKVCGGTVQRLLAKHSGVHPMLLFPDSPRPPLRPVTVETLARFPQIDAPCPAPPAPPQSQAPRDGVTWSQREVDFLVIGAGSTGCSVAYHLARRGKSVLVVDQAEVAQEGSGRNLGGIRQLGRHPSEVPIARESLRMWAQIQDRHDIEMRHMGYLWVALSEMEMSLQEKAHRLQVDMGVRSELLSGALLRRTFPALSERSLQGLHCPDDAQANPIKATRALAAMAVEAGAEIREHTPVYGFLASGGEIQGAETNRGRVTAKKVILAAGPWAKPMAQWVGLDLPLTAVPNQIMVTEPIGYMVRPLVLTGLAVCLQGARGNAYIGNVDPPGVSGFGKETVLKEMFRSAKNILEVLPGLAKVRVIRSWAGVLDLTPDDIPIIGEPEEAPGLFLATGFAGHGFAISPMIGQLIAQALMGERPSLPMDDFDPGRFRSGAARPIQHFTHQHRN, from the coding sequence ATGAGGGAGCGGGAGGAAGGGGGCACCCTGGTGTGCCGCTGTGAAGAGGTTCTTGAGGCTGAGGTTCTCGAAGCCATCTCTTCAGGGGCCGCCAGCGTTCCCTGGGTCAAGAGACTGACAAGGGCCGGGATGGGAGTCTGCCAGGGGAAGGTATGCGGGGGGACGGTGCAGCGCCTCCTGGCGAAGCACTCGGGCGTCCATCCAATGCTTCTCTTCCCCGACAGCCCTCGCCCGCCCCTGAGGCCCGTTACTGTGGAGACCCTTGCACGGTTTCCGCAGATTGATGCCCCTTGTCCTGCGCCCCCGGCTCCGCCTCAGTCACAGGCGCCCCGGGACGGGGTCACCTGGAGCCAGCGCGAGGTGGATTTCCTCGTAATCGGTGCCGGGTCCACCGGTTGCTCCGTGGCCTACCACCTAGCCAGGCGGGGCAAATCTGTCCTGGTGGTAGACCAGGCGGAGGTGGCTCAGGAGGGATCCGGGCGCAACCTGGGGGGAATCCGGCAGCTGGGACGCCATCCCTCGGAGGTGCCCATAGCCAGGGAGAGCCTGCGCATGTGGGCCCAGATCCAGGACCGCCACGATATTGAGATGAGACACATGGGATACCTCTGGGTGGCCCTTTCGGAGATGGAGATGAGCCTCCAGGAGAAGGCTCACAGGCTCCAGGTGGATATGGGGGTAAGATCCGAACTATTATCCGGGGCCCTGTTAAGGCGGACCTTCCCGGCTCTCTCAGAAAGGAGCCTGCAAGGGCTTCACTGCCCGGATGATGCCCAGGCCAATCCCATCAAGGCCACCCGGGCGCTGGCCGCTATGGCGGTGGAGGCGGGAGCCGAAATCCGGGAACACACGCCGGTCTACGGCTTCCTCGCGTCCGGGGGGGAGATCCAGGGCGCCGAGACCAACCGCGGGAGGGTCACAGCCAAGAAGGTGATACTGGCTGCTGGGCCCTGGGCAAAGCCCATGGCCCAGTGGGTGGGGCTGGACCTCCCCCTCACTGCGGTGCCCAACCAGATAATGGTGACCGAGCCCATTGGGTACATGGTGCGGCCCTTGGTCCTTACCGGGCTGGCTGTGTGCCTCCAGGGGGCCCGCGGCAATGCCTACATCGGCAACGTGGATCCCCCCGGTGTATCTGGCTTCGGTAAAGAAACGGTACTGAAAGAGATGTTCCGGTCCGCCAAGAACATCCTGGAGGTATTGCCGGGCCTGGCCAAGGTAAGGGTAATACGCAGTTGGGCAGGGGTGCTCGATCTCACCCCTGACGACATCCCCATCATTGGGGAACCCGAGGAGGCGCCTGGGCTGTTCCTGGCAACGGGCTTTGCCGGTCATGGATTTGCCATATCTCCCATGATTGGCCAGCTTATTGCCCAGGCCTTGATGGGTGAGAGGCCCTCCCTGCCCATGGATGACTTCGACCCGGGCCGCTTCAGAAGCGGAGCCGCCCGCCCCATTCAACACTTCACCCACCAGCACAGGAACTAG